A genomic stretch from Desulfuromonas thiophila includes:
- a CDS encoding AAA family ATPase, with the protein MTALKKLPIGIQTFSEIRQEGYLYVDKTPQVRQLVEQGKYY; encoded by the coding sequence ATGACCGCCCTGAAAAAACTGCCCATCGGCATCCAGACCTTCAGCGAGATCCGTCAGGAAGGCTACCTCTACGTCGATAAAACCCCCCAGGTGCGCCAACTGGTCGAGCAAGGCAAATACTACTT